One stretch of Lacimicrobium alkaliphilum DNA includes these proteins:
- the fos gene encoding fosfomycin resistance glutathione transferase, whose protein sequence is MLRGVNHITIAVTDLNRSLAFYTELLGMKAHVRWDSGAYLSLGDVWFCLSCDEASPGKDYSHIALDIAEEDYAAFAGKLRSAEVREWKQNKSEGRSLYFLDPDGHKLEAHCGSLQSRLTSLESRPYPGLEWL, encoded by the coding sequence ATGCTCCGCGGAGTAAATCATATCACCATCGCGGTAACCGACCTGAATCGGTCACTGGCGTTTTACACTGAGTTGTTGGGTATGAAAGCCCATGTCCGCTGGGATAGTGGTGCTTACCTTAGCCTTGGTGATGTGTGGTTTTGCCTGTCCTGTGACGAGGCCTCACCGGGTAAGGATTACTCACATATTGCACTGGATATCGCCGAAGAGGATTATGCCGCTTTTGCCGGGAAGCTACGCTCGGCAGAAGTGAGAGAATGGAAGCAAAACAAGAGTGAAGGGCGGTCTTTGTACTTTCTTGACCCTGATGGCCATAAGCTTGAAGCCCACTGCGGCAGCTTACAGAGCCGCTTAACCTCACTAGAATCCAGGCCTTACCCGGGGCTTGAATGGCTTTAG
- a CDS encoding ArsR/SmtB family transcription factor, whose translation MPQNQDILFKTLSDPTRRAIFERLCRDGDLTVGALTAQAGVSQPAVSKHLGILKQAGLVRDDHKGRQTHYSAQPDALAPLVDWTTQMAGFWQRRFNDLEDLLKRMDQ comes from the coding sequence ATGCCCCAGAACCAGGATATTCTGTTTAAGACCCTGTCGGATCCGACCCGACGGGCCATTTTTGAGCGACTGTGCCGTGACGGAGATCTCACCGTCGGCGCATTGACCGCCCAGGCGGGCGTGTCACAACCTGCAGTGTCAAAGCATCTCGGCATTCTGAAGCAGGCCGGGTTGGTGCGTGATGACCATAAGGGTCGCCAGACGCACTACAGTGCCCAGCCCGACGCCCTGGCTCCTTTGGTGGACTGGACAACTCAGATGGCCGGGTTCTGGCAGCGCCGGTTTAATGATCTTGAAGACCTGTTGAAAAGGATGGACCAATGA
- a CDS encoding SRPBCC family protein: MNNTPTETRSVIVERELPHPPEKIWRALTEPMLIEEWLMKSDFRPVVDHHFELDFEWGAVSCQVLEVQPHEKLTYTWNSGALKTVVTWTLTPTSAGTRLHMAQEGFQSEHPRYYTGAQAGWPRFMEALERVLARLD; the protein is encoded by the coding sequence ATGAATAATACCCCAACTGAAACCCGCTCTGTCATTGTTGAGCGGGAGCTTCCGCATCCACCAGAGAAGATCTGGCGCGCACTGACCGAGCCCATGTTGATTGAAGAGTGGCTAATGAAAAGCGACTTCAGGCCCGTAGTCGACCATCATTTCGAACTGGATTTTGAATGGGGTGCGGTCAGTTGTCAGGTATTGGAGGTACAGCCCCATGAGAAGCTGACTTACACCTGGAATTCCGGTGCGTTGAAAACAGTTGTGACCTGGACGCTTACGCCAACTAGTGCCGGAACCCGCCTGCACATGGCGCAGGAAGGTTTTCAAAGCGAACATCCCCGTTATTACACCGGTGCCCAGGCTGGTTGGCCAAGGTTTATGGAGGCTCTGGAGCGGGTATTGGCCCGGTTAGATTAA
- a CDS encoding DUF1801 domain-containing protein, translating into MEKGSKQASRHQDKPNSQPVLLSGGNPQIAKADGDQPVQTYIAAMPGWKADAGRRLDSLIVSHVPRVRKAVRWNTPFYGIEGKGWFLAFHCLTKYIKVAFLNGASLQPMPPVESKDQNTRYFHIYEDEPFDEVLLSDWIEQASALPGDQLFK; encoded by the coding sequence ATGGAGAAAGGATCCAAACAAGCCTCCCGGCATCAGGACAAGCCGAATAGTCAGCCGGTTCTCTTATCAGGTGGTAATCCACAGATAGCCAAAGCCGACGGTGATCAGCCGGTGCAGACTTATATTGCAGCGATGCCGGGTTGGAAAGCGGACGCAGGACGTCGACTTGATTCATTAATTGTGAGCCACGTGCCCCGGGTGCGCAAAGCAGTGAGATGGAATACTCCCTTTTACGGCATTGAAGGTAAGGGATGGTTTCTGGCTTTTCACTGTCTGACAAAGTACATCAAGGTGGCATTTCTCAACGGTGCATCTTTGCAGCCGATGCCGCCGGTGGAGTCCAAAGATCAAAATACGCGTTATTTCCACATATACGAAGATGAGCCTTTCGATGAGGTACTTTTGAGTGACTGGATCGAACAGGCATCAGCGCTGCCAGGCGATCAGCTATTCAAATAG
- a CDS encoding antibiotic biosynthesis monooxygenase family protein yields MFVVIFRAKVRQFDEEYSQTAARMRELAINEFGCLEFTAVTEGNDEVALSYWPSEEHIRRWRAHPEHRAAQQRGKEKWYASYSVQVAETSRQYSSSVDNS; encoded by the coding sequence ATGTTTGTGGTGATTTTCCGGGCAAAGGTCCGTCAGTTTGACGAAGAATATTCGCAAACGGCGGCACGTATGCGGGAACTGGCAATTAACGAGTTTGGTTGTCTGGAGTTTACAGCGGTAACTGAGGGCAATGATGAGGTGGCCCTGTCGTACTGGCCTTCAGAAGAGCACATCAGGCGCTGGCGCGCCCATCCTGAACATCGGGCCGCGCAGCAGCGGGGAAAGGAAAAGTGGTACGCGTCCTATTCTGTGCAGGTGGCGGAAACTTCCCGCCAGTACAGCTCTTCTGTTGATAACAGCTAA
- a CDS encoding GGDEF domain-containing protein — protein MTVSNYQKPEIPADEEERLSELNRLNILDTAAEVRFDRYTSMVADIFDFPVVLVSLVSHDRQWFKSSIGLDLKECPRDISLCGHAIVQQGVMVIPDTLKDKRFANNPLVTGEPYIRFYAGAVVHSPKGQPLGTLCLIDHEPREFNEQQCKRLRQFAELIESEIKHNSDLEELRASVEFSAFYDPLTQLPNRRLLTDRLEKLLELSEFEKRQVAVLLFNVAGLRLFNQSLGTEAGDELLRQLADRLQGCCPAGGTVARLQADEFVLVFPSLNSNKNHIDKVAEQARAALVKSFRLMSKEHYIRVQIGASVFPDNGVTSAGLLEQASAAIRFAGQGEPGAICYFNKAESESISENLKIESSLRGALENNEFSLLYQPIVNLEDAKLAGVEALLRWHNKELGSVPPDKFIPIAERNGLIVAIGRWVQQEVCRQIKCWSTQNSWALPVAINVAAAELLQPEFSTNLIQRMEADGIAPELLWVEVTEFSLASDSPTVDENLALLSKAQIRVHIDDFGTGYSSLSYLQRMPISSLKIDRSFINGLPHNNQELALTRSILSMSSDLGLATVAEGIENRQQYDFLRDSGCKMGQGFLLARPLQASEIEGLRDRSLI, from the coding sequence ATGACTGTATCCAATTATCAGAAACCCGAGATTCCTGCGGACGAGGAAGAGCGACTCAGTGAGCTGAATCGACTGAACATACTGGATACTGCGGCGGAAGTTCGCTTTGATCGCTATACCTCAATGGTGGCAGATATTTTCGATTTCCCGGTGGTGCTGGTTTCATTGGTAAGCCACGATCGTCAGTGGTTCAAATCCTCAATCGGATTGGATTTAAAGGAGTGTCCCCGGGATATTTCCCTTTGCGGTCATGCCATTGTCCAGCAGGGCGTCATGGTGATACCGGATACGCTAAAAGACAAGCGATTCGCCAATAATCCGCTGGTGACGGGCGAGCCGTACATTCGCTTTTACGCTGGTGCTGTGGTGCATTCGCCCAAGGGACAACCGCTGGGCACCCTGTGCCTGATAGACCACGAGCCGCGGGAGTTTAATGAACAACAGTGTAAGCGATTGCGCCAGTTTGCAGAACTGATAGAGAGTGAGATTAAACACAACTCCGATCTTGAAGAGTTGCGCGCGTCAGTGGAATTCTCAGCGTTTTACGACCCCCTTACCCAGCTTCCCAACCGGCGACTGCTGACCGACCGGCTTGAAAAACTACTCGAGCTTTCAGAGTTTGAAAAGCGTCAGGTGGCGGTATTGCTGTTCAATGTTGCTGGTCTGCGTCTGTTTAATCAGAGCCTGGGCACCGAGGCCGGCGACGAATTGTTGCGCCAGCTAGCCGACCGACTCCAGGGTTGCTGTCCGGCTGGTGGCACAGTGGCGCGCCTGCAGGCCGATGAATTTGTGCTGGTCTTTCCTTCCCTTAATTCAAACAAGAATCATATCGATAAGGTGGCTGAACAGGCCCGAGCTGCGCTGGTGAAATCATTCCGGCTGATGAGCAAGGAGCACTACATCCGGGTACAAATCGGCGCCAGTGTTTTCCCCGACAATGGCGTAACTTCGGCGGGGTTACTCGAGCAAGCCTCAGCGGCAATTCGCTTTGCCGGTCAGGGCGAGCCGGGGGCAATTTGTTATTTCAATAAAGCCGAATCGGAGAGCATTTCCGAGAACCTGAAAATCGAGTCCAGTTTGCGGGGGGCGCTGGAAAATAATGAGTTCAGTTTGCTTTACCAGCCCATAGTCAATCTGGAAGACGCTAAGCTTGCTGGCGTTGAAGCCCTGTTGCGCTGGCATAATAAGGAACTGGGGAGTGTCCCACCGGATAAGTTTATCCCTATCGCGGAAAGAAATGGGCTGATAGTGGCCATAGGCCGCTGGGTGCAGCAAGAAGTCTGCCGGCAGATCAAATGCTGGAGCACTCAGAATAGCTGGGCGTTGCCGGTTGCCATCAATGTCGCCGCCGCAGAGTTGCTGCAGCCTGAGTTTTCCACAAACCTTATTCAGCGCATGGAAGCAGATGGCATAGCGCCGGAGCTGCTGTGGGTAGAAGTAACAGAGTTTTCCCTGGCATCCGACTCTCCCACTGTGGATGAAAACCTGGCCTTGTTGAGTAAGGCGCAGATAAGGGTTCATATCGATGATTTCGGTACCGGTTATTCATCACTTTCTTATTTGCAGCGCATGCCCATCAGCAGCCTTAAAATAGACCGTTCTTTTATCAACGGCTTGCCCCACAATAATCAGGAACTAGCGCTTACCCGCTCGATCCTCAGTATGTCTTCAGATCTGGGGCTTGCCACTGTTGCTGAGGGTATTGAGAACCGGCAACAGTATGATTTTCTGCGCGACAGCGGCTGTAAGATGGGACAGGGTTTTCTGCT